The Lycium barbarum isolate Lr01 chromosome 12, ASM1917538v2, whole genome shotgun sequence genome includes a region encoding these proteins:
- the LOC132623978 gene encoding uncharacterized protein LOC132623978, protein MELPNGAIPARLEAPATPANPTNSTTTKNPTLPSYANTISLAPSSSTNPLRRGKETMKNKQITHTGVSAVIFKHTEYYGLTATECKFTLVGQFLRARPQIDSLRSSLKELIKLKGTATIGFFDTYNVFFDFTTEEDFNTFCYRRVIDIEVQQMWLQKWSLDVKPEEDLPIAPVSLIMMRSKVSYLA, encoded by the coding sequence ATGGAATTGCCGAACGGCGCCATTCCGGCACGTCTGGAAGCTCCTGCAACTCCTGCTAACCCTACGAATTCAACTACCACCAAAAATCCAACTTTACCCTCCTATGCTAACACAATTTCTTTAGCCCCTTCTTCTTCGACTAACCCACTTCGCCGTGGGAAAGAAACTATGAAAAATAAGCAAATTACACACACTGGTGTATCTGCTGTCATCTTCAAACACACCGAGTATTATGGTTTAACGGCAACTGAGTGCAAATTCACTCTTGTTGGGCAATTCCTAAGAGCTAGACCCCAAATTGATAGTCTTAGGTCGAGTCTCAAAGAACTCATCAAGCTAAAAGGAACCGCCACAATTGGGTTTTTTGACACCTATAATGTCTTCTTCGACTTTACGACTGAGGAAGATTTTAACACTTTTTGTTATAGACGAGTAATCGACATTGAAGTGCAGCAGATGTGGCTCCAGAAATGGTCACTGGACGTTAAGCCGGAGGAGGATTTACCTATTGCTCCG